The Streptomyces sp. NBC_01275 genome has a segment encoding these proteins:
- a CDS encoding alpha/beta fold hydrolase, producing the protein MSLSYRQPGVVLTDRRFTVPLDHADPAGETIELYAREVVASDKADQDLPWLLYLQGGPGFGAQRFVGRPAWLGRALEEFRVLLLDQRGTGHSTPANRQTLPLRGGPAEQADYLAHFRADAIVRDCELIRGQVTAGAPWTVLGQSFGGFCTVAYLSTAPEGLTAALITGGLPSLDAHADDVYRAAYPRMERKAAAHYARYPQDVERVRRIADHLLQHEVTLPGGYRLTVEAFQTLGILLGSGEGSHRLHFLLEDAFVPTPQGPALSDAFQEEIQSVLSYAGHPLYALVHEAIYGQDARPTGWAAERVRAEFPQFDAAKTLAGDGPVLLTGETVHPWMFDCDPALRPLRETADLLAARTDWTPLYDPARLAANEVPVAAAVYHDDLYVDTAHSLATARAVRGLRTWVTDEFEHDGVRAGGPRVLDRLLALTRDEV; encoded by the coding sequence TTGTCCCTCAGCTACCGCCAGCCCGGCGTCGTACTCACCGACCGCCGCTTCACCGTCCCCCTCGACCACGCCGACCCGGCCGGGGAGACCATCGAGCTGTACGCCCGCGAGGTCGTCGCGAGCGACAAGGCCGACCAGGACCTGCCCTGGCTGCTCTACCTCCAGGGCGGCCCCGGATTCGGCGCCCAGCGGTTCGTCGGCCGCCCCGCCTGGCTCGGCCGGGCGCTGGAGGAGTTCCGCGTCCTCCTCCTCGACCAGCGCGGCACCGGTCACTCCACACCGGCCAACCGTCAGACGCTCCCGCTGCGCGGCGGCCCGGCCGAGCAGGCCGACTACCTCGCGCACTTCCGCGCCGACGCGATCGTCCGCGACTGCGAGCTGATCCGCGGCCAGGTCACCGCCGGCGCTCCCTGGACCGTCCTCGGCCAGAGCTTCGGCGGCTTCTGCACGGTCGCGTACCTCTCCACCGCCCCCGAGGGGCTGACCGCCGCGCTGATCACCGGCGGGCTGCCGTCCCTGGACGCCCACGCCGACGACGTCTACCGCGCCGCCTACCCGCGCATGGAGCGCAAGGCGGCCGCGCACTACGCCCGCTACCCGCAGGACGTCGAACGGGTCCGCCGCATCGCCGATCACCTGCTCCAGCACGAGGTGACCCTCCCGGGCGGCTACCGTCTGACCGTCGAGGCCTTCCAGACCCTCGGCATCCTCCTCGGCTCCGGCGAGGGCAGCCACCGGCTGCACTTCCTCCTCGAGGACGCCTTCGTGCCCACCCCGCAGGGCCCGGCGCTGTCCGACGCCTTCCAGGAGGAGATCCAGAGCGTCCTCTCGTACGCCGGACACCCCCTCTACGCCCTCGTCCACGAGGCGATCTACGGCCAGGACGCCCGCCCCACCGGCTGGGCCGCGGAGCGGGTGCGCGCCGAGTTCCCGCAGTTCGACGCGGCGAAGACGCTGGCCGGCGACGGACCGGTGCTGCTGACCGGGGAGACCGTCCACCCCTGGATGTTCGACTGCGACCCCGCGCTGCGCCCCCTGCGCGAGACCGCCGACCTCCTCGCCGCCCGCACCGACTGGACCCCCCTCTACGACCCGGCGCGACTCGCCGCCAACGAGGTCCCGGTCGCGGCGGCGGTCTACCACGACGACCTGTACGTCGACACCGCGCACTCCCTGGCCACCGCCCGCGCCGTCCGCGGTCTGCGCACCTGGGTCACCGACGAGTTCGAGCACGACGGCGTCCGCGCGGGCGGCCCCCGCGTCCTGGACCGCCTGCTGGCGCTGACCCGGGACGAGGTCTAG
- the sigJ gene encoding RNA polymerase sigma factor SigJ, translating into MNDKEALAERFEEHRAHLKAVAYRMLGSLTEADDAVQETWLRLSRADTDDVHNLGGWLTTVVGRICLDLLRSRTARREQPMEAYDAFVPDPVIAPLSSLASLSRTDPEQEALRADSVGLALLVVLETLDPAERLAFVLHDLFAVPFDDIAPLVERSSAATRQLASRARRRVQSATPSAEPDPVRQRTVVDAFLAASRAGDFEALLSVLDPDVVLRADSGAVRGAAASKVVHGARAVAGQALLFRQFAAQRRFVLVNGAVGIVNVVDGRTQSVMGVTVADGRIVALHILADPERLARLDIPEAE; encoded by the coding sequence GTGAACGACAAGGAAGCGCTGGCGGAGCGGTTCGAGGAGCACCGGGCGCATCTCAAGGCCGTCGCCTACCGGATGCTCGGCTCGCTCACCGAGGCCGACGACGCCGTCCAGGAGACCTGGCTCCGACTCAGCCGCGCCGACACCGACGACGTACACAACCTCGGCGGCTGGCTGACCACCGTCGTCGGCCGGATCTGTCTGGACCTGCTGCGCTCGCGCACGGCCCGCCGCGAACAGCCGATGGAGGCCTACGACGCCTTCGTCCCCGACCCGGTGATCGCCCCCCTCTCCTCGCTCGCCTCCCTCTCCCGGACCGACCCGGAGCAGGAGGCGCTGCGGGCCGACTCGGTGGGGCTCGCCCTGCTGGTCGTCCTGGAGACCCTGGACCCCGCCGAGCGTCTCGCGTTCGTGCTGCACGACCTGTTCGCCGTGCCCTTCGACGACATCGCGCCGCTGGTGGAGCGCAGTTCGGCCGCGACCCGGCAGCTCGCCAGCCGCGCCCGGCGCCGGGTGCAGAGCGCGACGCCGTCGGCCGAGCCCGACCCGGTCCGGCAGCGCACGGTCGTCGACGCCTTCCTGGCGGCCAGCCGGGCGGGCGACTTCGAGGCGCTGCTGTCCGTCCTCGACCCGGACGTGGTGCTGCGCGCCGACTCCGGGGCGGTGCGCGGCGCGGCCGCGTCCAAGGTGGTGCACGGTGCACGGGCGGTCGCCGGACAGGCCCTGCTCTTCCGGCAGTTCGCGGCCCAGCGGCGGTTCGTGCTGGTCAACGGCGCGGTCGGGATCGTCAACGTCGTCGACGGGCGGACGCAGTCGGTCATGGGCGTCACCGTCGCCGACGGCAGGATCGTCGCCCTGCACATCCTGGCCGACCCCGAGCGCCTGGCCCGGCTGGATATCCCGGAGGCAGAATGA
- a CDS encoding pentapeptide repeat-containing protein: MPDQRVERGELRGDCGNCFGLCCVALPFARSADFAIDKPAGTPCPNLGEDHRCGIHTRLRQRGFTGCTVYDCFGAGQKVSQVTFGGQDWRTVPREESRRMFDVFPVVRQLHELLWYLAEALALPAARPVHPDLRRALDRTEELTRGTPDELGALDVGAHRQEVNVLLLRTSELARAGVRGKKKQRRGADLMGARLKGADLSRADLRGAYLIAADLTGADLRGADLIGADLRDADLTDADLTGAFFLTQPQLDAARGSVGTRLPESVARPVHWTAGL, translated from the coding sequence ATGCCAGACCAGAGGGTGGAGCGCGGCGAGCTGCGCGGTGACTGCGGGAACTGCTTCGGGCTGTGCTGTGTGGCCCTGCCCTTCGCCCGCTCCGCGGACTTCGCGATCGACAAGCCGGCCGGCACGCCCTGCCCCAACCTGGGCGAGGACCACCGCTGCGGCATCCACACCCGGCTGCGGCAGCGGGGGTTCACCGGCTGCACGGTCTACGACTGCTTCGGCGCCGGGCAGAAGGTCTCACAGGTCACCTTCGGCGGTCAGGACTGGCGTACGGTCCCGCGGGAGGAGTCGCGTCGGATGTTCGACGTGTTCCCCGTCGTACGGCAGCTTCACGAGCTGCTGTGGTACCTGGCCGAGGCGCTCGCCCTGCCAGCCGCCCGGCCGGTTCATCCGGATCTGCGCCGGGCTCTCGACCGTACCGAGGAACTCACGCGCGGGACGCCCGACGAGCTCGGCGCGCTCGACGTCGGCGCGCATCGGCAGGAGGTCAACGTGCTTCTGCTGCGGACCAGTGAGCTGGCGCGGGCCGGGGTACGCGGAAAGAAGAAGCAGCGGCGGGGAGCCGATCTCATGGGCGCCCGGCTCAAGGGGGCCGATCTGAGTCGGGCCGATCTGCGCGGCGCCTACCTCATCGCCGCCGACCTCACCGGGGCCGACCTGCGCGGTGCGGACCTGATCGGCGCCGATCTGCGGGACGCCGACCTCACGGACGCCGATCTGACCGGGGCGTTCTTCCTCACCCAGCCTCAGCTCGACGCGGCCCGGGGCAGCGTCGGGACCAGGCTGCCGGAGTCAGTCGCCCGTCCCGTGCACTGGACAGCCGGGCTCTGA